One window from the genome of Pseudomonadota bacterium encodes:
- a CDS encoding 2-oxo acid dehydrogenase subunit E2 — MRLFKLPDLGEGLAEAEIVAWYVKAGDEVKADQPLVSVETAKAIVDIPSPQGGRVLRLYGEPGDILHTGDPIVEFDTEEAPATDAGTVVGQVPSGREVLREAPAPVGRAPGGAVLGAKATPAVRALAHRLNVDLGIVTPTGADDTITVSDVQRVARILDEVGPLEPLRGVRRSMARSMAQAHAEVAAVTLCDDADIAAWGPDEDVTLRLIRALVAGCRAEPALNAWYDGPNLGRRVLQKIDLGIAVDTPDGLFVPVLRDVGNRDAADLRRGLDAMKAAVLSRKIPPEELRGYTITLSNFGTFAGRYADPIVMPPTVAILGAGKIRPAVVAVDGQPAVHRILPLSLTFDHRAATGGEAARFLAAVLRDLEGPDTPA, encoded by the coding sequence ATGAGGCTCTTCAAGCTCCCCGATCTCGGTGAGGGGCTCGCCGAGGCCGAGATCGTAGCGTGGTACGTCAAGGCGGGCGACGAGGTCAAGGCCGATCAGCCGCTGGTCTCGGTCGAGACCGCCAAGGCCATCGTGGACATCCCGAGCCCTCAGGGCGGGCGCGTCCTGCGCCTCTACGGGGAGCCCGGCGACATCCTGCACACCGGCGATCCGATCGTCGAGTTCGATACCGAAGAGGCGCCGGCCACCGATGCCGGCACGGTAGTCGGCCAGGTCCCCTCGGGACGCGAGGTCCTGCGGGAAGCGCCCGCCCCCGTGGGCCGGGCCCCGGGTGGCGCAGTCCTGGGGGCCAAGGCCACCCCGGCCGTGCGGGCGTTGGCCCATCGCCTGAATGTGGACCTCGGGATCGTCACCCCGACCGGCGCGGATGACACCATCACGGTCTCCGATGTCCAGCGCGTGGCCCGCATCCTGGACGAGGTCGGGCCTCTGGAGCCCTTGCGCGGCGTGCGCCGCTCGATGGCCCGCAGCATGGCCCAGGCCCATGCCGAGGTGGCGGCGGTGACGCTCTGCGACGATGCCGACATCGCGGCCTGGGGACCGGACGAGGACGTGACGCTCCGGCTCATCCGCGCGCTCGTGGCCGGCTGCCGGGCCGAGCCCGCGCTCAACGCCTGGTACGACGGCCCCAACCTCGGTCGCCGCGTCCTCCAGAAGATCGACCTCGGGATCGCCGTGGATACCCCGGATGGCCTGTTCGTGCCCGTGCTGCGCGATGTCGGCAACCGCGATGCCGCGGACCTCCGGCGCGGGCTCGATGCCATGAAGGCGGCGGTGCTGTCGCGCAAGATCCCGCCCGAGGAGCTCAGGGGTTACACCATCACCCTCTCGAACTTCGGGACCTTCGCCGGGCGCTACGCCGATCCGATCGTGATGCCACCGACCGTCGCCATCCTCGGGGCCGGCAAGATCCGCCCGGCCGTGGTGGCGGTCGATGGCCAACCGGCCGTGCACCGCATCCTCCCCCTTTCTCTTACCTTCGACCACCGGGCCGCCACCGGCGGCGAGGCCGCACGCTTCCTGGCGGCGGTGCTCCGGGACCTCGAGGGGCCCGACACGCCTGCATGA